One window from the genome of Candidatus Tanganyikabacteria bacterium encodes:
- a CDS encoding tetratricopeptide repeat protein gives AAAHAALGDRTLQLRLAEEALALAPPGTASARALALNVLANCLAAAGRVTEAEVAFREAAAAYLAAGDHGGRVRVLHNWGLAFAMTGAFGRAILRYREAIHAAQSASRLPLAMSYNNLALCLQYLGRGEEAQAMAEEGMTVAERLGARRDRVFLLWTLGYVRKEAGEPLRSRDHFEASLAEAGAIGDLASEVNAHAGLAELLVGQGRLDEAQVAIDRAVAVAGTTIDDPALLECTLLQAELAIRQGDAARGGSLLEHIEAHLLAAPNAYGSFHVARLRRMLCESTGDAGAAARWAECEAELAAEHGYPAAGRAGEPGASPVAQEAGIVVRFLGAPDVSVAGRRLTARDWRTANARLVLAYLLGKPDGATKEDLLELLYPGKDPDRSALHVVIGRLRKALEPEAAGTSHYILFRDGRYSFNRGVHLEYDVADFRSLLRDARSADPARRRDSLAAALDRYRGPFMPEFGEVPWCQIEAENLRRQVGEACEALFSLAAAADDWAGLEAYADRAVALEPAWQAAYRAKVVALAFQDRLPDAARMAETARSVLARSLVPDLEPETEELFARVADGRLTVKAARAALPGASGY, from the coding sequence TGGCGGCCGCCCACGCCGCCCTGGGCGACCGGACGCTGCAACTGCGCCTGGCCGAGGAAGCCCTCGCGCTGGCGCCGCCCGGGACCGCGTCGGCGCGCGCTCTTGCCCTCAACGTCCTGGCGAACTGCCTGGCGGCCGCCGGCCGGGTGACCGAGGCGGAGGTCGCCTTTCGCGAAGCCGCCGCGGCGTATCTCGCGGCTGGCGACCACGGCGGCCGCGTGAGGGTGCTGCATAACTGGGGCCTGGCGTTCGCGATGACCGGCGCGTTCGGGCGGGCCATCTTGCGCTACCGCGAGGCCATTCATGCGGCGCAGTCCGCCTCCCGACTTCCGCTCGCGATGAGCTACAACAACCTGGCACTGTGTCTGCAATACCTGGGGCGGGGCGAAGAGGCACAGGCGATGGCCGAGGAAGGTATGACCGTGGCCGAACGCCTCGGTGCCCGGCGCGACCGGGTGTTCCTCCTGTGGACCCTGGGCTACGTCCGCAAGGAGGCCGGCGAGCCGCTCCGGAGCCGAGACCACTTCGAGGCGTCGCTTGCCGAAGCGGGCGCCATCGGCGATCTGGCGTCGGAGGTCAACGCGCACGCGGGCCTCGCGGAACTGCTGGTCGGCCAGGGGCGCCTGGACGAGGCGCAAGTTGCTATCGACAGGGCCGTAGCGGTTGCCGGCACGACGATCGACGATCCGGCGTTGCTCGAATGCACGCTGCTGCAAGCCGAGCTGGCGATCCGGCAGGGCGACGCCGCCCGCGGCGGATCGCTCCTGGAGCACATCGAGGCCCATCTCTTGGCTGCGCCGAACGCCTACGGCTCGTTTCACGTCGCCCGCCTGCGGCGCATGCTTTGCGAGTCGACCGGCGACGCCGGCGCCGCGGCTCGCTGGGCCGAGTGCGAGGCGGAGCTGGCGGCCGAGCACGGCTACCCCGCGGCCGGGCGGGCCGGGGAGCCCGGCGCGAGCCCGGTGGCGCAAGAGGCGGGAATCGTCGTGCGTTTCCTGGGAGCTCCCGATGTGAGTGTCGCGGGCCGCCGGCTGACCGCCCGCGATTGGCGGACCGCCAACGCCCGGCTGGTCCTGGCCTACCTCCTGGGCAAGCCCGATGGCGCGACCAAGGAGGACCTTCTCGAACTGCTGTACCCGGGAAAGGATCCCGATCGCTCGGCCCTGCACGTGGTGATCGGCCGCCTGCGCAAGGCGCTGGAGCCCGAGGCTGCGGGGACGTCGCACTACATCCTCTTCCGGGACGGCCGCTACAGCTTCAACCGAGGCGTGCACCTGGAGTATGACGTCGCGGATTTCCGCTCGCTGCTCCGGGACGCCCGATCCGCCGATCCGGCCCGCCGGCGGGATTCGCTCGCCGCCGCCCTGGACCGCTATCGCGGGCCGTTCATGCCCGAGTTTGGCGAGGTGCCCTGGTGCCAGATCGAGGCCGAGAATTTGCGCCGCCAGGTCGGCGAGGCGTGCGAGGCCCTGTTCTCCCTGGCCGCCGCCGCCGACGACTGGGCCGGCCTCGAGGCCTACGCCGACCGCGCCGTTGCCCTGGAACCGGCATGGCAGGCGGCGTACCGCGCCAAAGTGGTCGCGCTCGCGTTCCAGGACCGCCTCCCGGATGCGGCGCGGATGGCCGAGACGGCGCGGTCGGTCCTCGCTCGCTCGCTCGTTCCGGACCTGGAGCCGGAGACCGAGGAACTGTTCGCCCGGGTGGCAGACGGCCGCCTCACCGTCAAGGCGGCGCGGGCGGCCCTGCCCGGCGCCTCGGGCTATTGA